The segment CCGCCCCTCCCGACTTTATGGGGACCCTGTTATCTACTGTCCTCAAAGccatgccaccaccaccccctgtccacctccctgtCCTTACCTTGAGTCGACAGTAGAGCAGGGTGAGGACGATACCGTACAGAAACAGGATGGCATCCAGGATGTAGCAGAGCTGAGGCTCTCCCAGGGCGGCTGAGGGGACAGAGGTGCCCGCAGGGTGCGGTCAGGGGCATCATGGGCTTTGCTGGGGGCCGGAGGGAATAGGCTTCCGGCCGGTGGGTCGGGCCTGGGGGGGCCTCCCCAGGACACACCCGATCTTCCTCTCTGGATCCGATTTTCTCGGCTCCCCCTCCTAGCTCACCCCTCACCTCGGGCCGGCCTAGGGGGCTCCCCCCTCCTCGCTCCCCCTGGGGGGCCGGGTGGCCTAGGACTCACCTGCGGTCTGCCCCGCCGTGGAACTTACTGGTGCTAAGAGCTGGGCAGGGAGCAccgcccggcccccagccccctggttTTCACACCCCCTCAGGCATCGCTGAGGTTCCTCAGGCATCGCTGCGCACCTCCCAGCCCTCAAGGGACTTATCTGAGCTACTGAGCGAAGACCAAAACCTCAGCCCAAGGGGTAGGGTGAGGGACAGGCAGTGACAAATTTCACTGCAGAAACCACAGGAGTGTCTCTGCTAAGTCCTGTGACCTGTGGCTGAGGGCTGGACAGGAAGGATGTGAGCCtgcaaagggagggaggagggaaggcgaTAGCTGGGTTGCGGGTCCTCTCGGAGCCTCGgcctcctcacccctgctccaCGCTCGTGGGCGCACAGGGGAAGAACAGGTGCCAGCTGCCCAGGCCCCACGGCCCCCGACGGCTCtcagcccaggagcccaggctcGGGGCGATGACCATAGCCGATTCTGTCTCGGGGCACTCTGCCCTGTTACTCACTCACTCTGGGCCACAGAGAGAGGAAGTTTTGTGcaacttaaaaaatcaaataggggacgcctgagtggctcagtggttgagcgtctgccttcggcccaggtcgtgatcccagatcctgggatcgagtcccgcatcaggatccttacagggagcctgcttctccctctgcctgtgtctctgcctctctctccatgtctctcatgaataacattttaaataaataaataaacaaacagatttaaaaattataaaaaacagaaaataaatctgagCACCAGTCCCTATCTGCCCCGAGCCCCTTATCTGAAGGGCTCACGGGCTCGTGACTAATGTCGGTGTGGTACTTTCTATGCCATGACGCTCTTCACACAATATTGCATAAATCTCAAAACTACccgtggtgggggtggggggacacgtCGTCATCATCGCCATTTTACGAAGGATGAAATGCAGGCTCGGAAAAGCTAAGTAACTCCTTTAGGGCCCAAGGGCTGGTGACAGGGGCGGGCTCAAGCCCAGGCTGTCTGCTGGAGCGGGCCTCCTTCCCCATAGGCCTCGGGCCCCGCTCCATCCTCATCTGGAAGGCAGCGGGCTGGCACCCAGCTGGCACCCAGCGATCCCTCCCTCCGCTCCACAGCTGGGCTGCTGGGCTCCCCGGCCAATCTCTTTCAATTTCCCATTTCCCTGAAGCTCCACTAACCGGCTGCTCCCTGGCCCCCAGCTGCAACTCTCAACACACGCACAAGCACACGCACACGGCGCAGAGAGCAAGGGACAGTTCAGAAATTGAGCGACTGGAGCCTTAGGGCCGCTGAGACCTTCCCACGTCTGCCTCCATTTCTGGGCTGGCGCTCAGGCCTCCAGAAGCGGGCATCGCGTGCTTGCCACCACCTCCCCCGCCCGTAGCAGCTGGTGGCAGGATGGTCTGTGCTCCCGATGACTCACAGCAGCAGAAAACACGTCCACTTCGACCATCCTTGCCTGGGAGTGATCCCAAGCCGAAGGACAGGCTCCCGCCTTCCTAGGGGGCTTCTGTAAATATTATGAACCAGCTACAGACCAGCTCCCCGGGGACCAGCCCAAAGGCACCACACAGGAAATGCTGATCATGGGAAAAGGAGCTTCTCCCCAGACGGGCCTTTTGTGTCACACAACCATTCCCGCCCCTGCCAAACTGAAGCCTTACCTGTTATCGATCCTGAAAAGGTAAGGAGACAAGAAAGGCGGGAACCAGGACTCTTGTGCCCTGATGAGGACCAGCCGGGACTAGCCTCAAGGTCTCGGGGTCCATCCGAACCCTGCGCCCACTGGCCTTTCCCCGACTGCCCCTGGCTCAGCCTGAGACACGCGTCCTCGATTCCCACCGTGGCGCCCAGCTCGTGGGCCCTCAGCAAACCCTCTCACCTGCTTGTTCAACCAAAAGGAGCAGGAGCAAGACCACTGCCAGGACCATCTTGGACAGGGGGCTGGAGGGCGGGGAGCCGGGGATCGGACGCTCCGGCAGCACTGCGCAGCTGTGCTCAGAGCGGCTCCCTGACCACAGAGTTCCCCCCTTCCTGCCCCGCCTTCCCCCAGCTTtggccccttccccttcctgcacCAGAGCCCGGGCGGCTCCCGGAAGGGCCAACCAAAGGAGCTAGGTCTGTGCTCTCGAGCCTCAGTTCTTCGGTGGCCAAGCCCCAGTCACCAAGGGAAGGGGCAGTTCTTCGGTGGCCAAGCCCCAGTCACCAAGGGATGGCGGGGTCCGCCCGTGCTTGAGAAAGGCCATCTGAATCCACGGCCACTCCACGTTCACACACATGTGGAGCCCACCTTCCCTTCGGAGTCCGACACCCCACCCCATGCAGCCCTTTCCCTTCCACATGGAACTGTACCCCTGTCTTGATTCCAGAGGTTTACCGATTTGTGTAGGCAGTCAAGCCTGGGCAGGGGGAAAAGAGGAAACGGGGAATGGAGAAGTGGAAAGGACAAGAGTCAGAGAAGGGGGTGGAGATGCGCAGCACAGGAAAAACTGGCATAGCTGAGTCTCAGAGAACCAGAGGGTTAAGTCACATTCTTGAGTTTTCTGACAAAGTGAAAGACGGTAAGATACCGAAAAAGACATACCAGAAGTTTGGGCAGAGGGGCCGGAAGATggctaatttattttaatttctccttttctagTGCATGCACAGAAAGCCTGATGGCTGAATGttcacatgtgtacacacacacacacacacacacacacacacacacacacagttgctGTCCAGTGACGGCCGGGCTCcgaggaggaagcagagaagcaggggaATCAAACACTGTTCCCCAGTTCACCGATCCACTTCTCCAAACACGATATCTTGGGTACCtaaggggggggggcagtgttAAAATCCAGCACTCATTACCGTGCCCAGCACACTGAGGATTCGAGTCCATGCCCATACTCTATGTCTATGCTGCACAGGAAATGTTCGGTCTCTGCCCCCGTTAAGAGTTCCAGACTCCCTCGTCTACAGCATCTCTACCACCCAACAGGCCTTGTACCTATGATGGCAACAACGTCCGCCAGCATGTGTCCCTTGGACATCTTGTCCAAACCAGCCTGGAGAGATTGAGACAGGCAAGATGAGCAGGgcgggaggagaaggaaggaacgTTCATCAAAATCTCAATCAATGTCACTCGTGATGGATTCATTGACTAGAGTGAGAATCACTGGAGTTGGCTCTTACCAGGTGGGCAAAACCAGGAGCCTTGATCTTGCATCGGTAAGGGCGGCTGCTGCCATCGGACACGAGGTACACCCCAAACTCTCCCTGTCCGAGGAAGAAGGTTGGCTCCCGTGAACAGGAAGAGCACTCTTCTCTGCCAACGGAGCCTCTCTATTCACCCGCATGTCCTCTCTCGCTGAGGACTGAGCCTCTGCCTGGGCATCTGTCCCCAGCCCCCTATGGGGACATTTGCCTTCCCCGTCCCTCCTCACCTTAGGAGCCTCGATGGCAGTGTACGTGGCCCCCGGAGGGACCTGGTAGCCCTCCGTGTACAACTTGAAGTGGTGGATCAATGACTCCATGGAAGTCTGGACAGAGGAGAAAGGGAGCAGCAGTAAGCCAGAGCCAGATGTCTCCTAGGCCTCCCGCGGCACAGGAAATAACCGTCCCCCGGGAAGATTACAACCCACACTGTGAGCGAGCAAGACACAGCGAAAAACGTGGCTGCGGGAGGTTAAGACTCATGTAATGTCAAGTCTTTCAAAGAATGAAAGCTGGGGAGCAGGATGTAATCCAAGGACACTCCTTCCTggctgctgcccccccccccccccggccctctCCACAGAGCCAACCTTCATCTCTGCTCGCTTCGGCGGAGACACTTTGGCATCATCAACCTTGATCTCCCCGGGAGGCATCTTGTTCAGACATTGCTCGATGATTCGAAGGGACTGGCGCATCTCCTCCACCCGACACAGGTACCTGAAGTGGAAGAGATAGGCTCAGAGCAAGAAGGGAGCAGTCAAAGCATGAGACGGGAGCCCAGGAAGGACGCCCCTGGCTGACCCAAAAGGTGCTAGCTAacttcctccctctgtcttttCTCCCAGGGCAGCACCTCTGCTTGGCTTGGCCACCTACCCATGGAAACCCTCTAGTCTCTGGTTCTGGTATCGGCTGCTGCCCCAAGGCCTCTCCTGATCTCAGGCCATGTCTTGGAGCGCTTCCCTCCTCCATTACCCTCTTGGATACTTCCTGGACTACACAACGGGTGAGGGTCAAATcaactcaaaaagaaaacagggtcTTATTTAGGGTCAGTAAACAGGAATGGAATGTGAAGCTTAGAATCcagtggaaagagcactgggtCTGGAGAATTCGAGTCTCAACCACTACTAACAGGATAATCCCAGGCTGATCTCCAACCTTTACGCCTCAACTACAAAAATGCAGCCCAAACTGGTTCCATCTGAGATATGAGgataaatgaaggtaaaataagaCGGCTTTGAAAAACCACCTAGCTTAACAGACACAAGAGCTCCAACAGATACCAGAAAATGGGGGAATGAAAAAGTAAGCAAAAGAGAAGTTGGACAGGGGAAGCAGCTGGAAAATGAGCTGAGAGGTTCTGGGCCTTACCTGTCATAGCAGTCCCCTCGAGAGCCAATAGGAACATCGAAGTCCACCTGGTCATAAACGTCATAGGGCTGAGTCTTCCGCAGGTCCCACTGGATGCCCGAGCCCCGGAGCATCACGCCACTGGAGAGCATCACGGGGACCAAGGGTCACTTTCCACAAACCCAGAAAGGAGccactctcctccctgctctccccatGCCCTCCCCCACGCCCTGGGCACAGGATATGACGGTGTCACCCCTTCCTGAAGCCAAGATGTTAGGCTGAAACCCCCATGGCCAAGTGGAGAAGTCACATAGTTCCTAAATCCATAGTTCAGCGCGTCTTCGGCCGTCACAACCCCAATGTCAACTGTCCGATTCTTCCAAATCCTATTGTTGGTCAGCATCTACCGACCAAGGAAACTGGAATGTGAACGCTCTTCATCCCCTAAATCCATACCTAAATCCATAGTTCAGCGCGTCTTCGGCCGTCACAACCCCAATGTCAACTGTCCGATTCTTCCAAATCCTATTGTTGGTCAGCATCTACCGACCAAGGAAACTGGAATGTGAACGCTCTTCATCCCCCGCTTCAGATACCTCCTGGTTGCCCTTTACAACTGGGAACTAAAACCCCACAAGCCCATCTTGAGGGGACAGGAGGGGTTTCcccctggttctttttttttaatttttttaaattttttttaaatttttatctatctatgatagtcacagagtgagagagagaaagaggcagagacacaggcagagggagaagcaggctccatgcaccaggagcccgacgtgggattcgatcccgggtctccaggattgcgccctgggccaaaggcaggcgctaaaccgctgtgccacccagggatccccgccctGGTTCTTATCTTACCTCTTCCAGCTCATCAACCCGGAGAGAGAAGTTCTTAGAAAACTCATAGATGTCGTCCATAAGCCCGAGGGGCAGGTCCTAGAAGCCAAATGGAGCCTGACGGTGAGGCTCAGCCTCCCGTCCcagccccagggctgcccaggcgGACGGGGAGCGTCTCATCGGCCAGCGCTGCCCTCCAGTGGCCACCGAGAGTACAGGCGTGGGCTGGAGGCTCTGGAAGGCGGGGGAGCCTGCTCACCTGGTGCACACCTCCTGGCCGGACATAAGCAGCATGCATGCGGGCCCCTGACACGCGCTCGTAGAATTCAAACATCTGGACAGGGTACACTGGGAATTAGTGACAAAATTCTGCGCCCCTAAGTCTGACAACGTACTGGTCCACTCCCCAGCCCTCTGCCTTCCGGGGCCCAAGCAAACCCTCGGGACACAGGCTTCCTTAAGATTATAACCCAAGTTCAGTGGACCTTCtccctctcatgttctctctcctgcTGATCTCCTGTCTCCTTCAAGAACCTTCTCCACTTCCTCTACTCCCTTGCCTctcctgtccttccctcctcctcttaccttctccctctcttcaaaCATCCAGAAAAAAGGGGTCATGGCTCCAATGTCCAGGGCATGTGTAGTCACAGCCATAATGTGGTTCAAGAGCCGTGTGATTTCTCCAAATAGCACTGTAGACAGGTGAAGACAACAGGAAGAGAAGGACATAGGAGCCAACAACTGATGCTGACAGGGCAGTTCCGCACAGAGCCTGGGGTCTGCACACTAGGTTTGGGTTCGATGCTCCTAAGATGGGCAGTGGCCAGGGAGGGCCACAGGAGGGTGACGGAGCGTACCTCGGATCCACTGTGCCCGTGGCGGAGGCTGGATATTGAGCAACTTCTCCACGGCCAGCGAATAGGCCTGTTCGTTACACATCATGGACACGTAGTCTAGACGGTCAAAGTATGGAAGGgcctgggaagagggaagaaccGAGGTCACACCTACTGGGCCAGGAGCCCTCAGGCTGCCTGCCCAAAGCACTGCTCTCAGCAGGCATCAGAAGTCAGTGCTGCACAAAGCCTTCTAGTCTCAGGAGCTAACGAGGCAGCATCGGATATCCAGTAGTCTATGCTGGACAATGCGTAAAAATCAGATCTCTGAACGGGTGGGAGGGAACCCTGATTTGTTGTGtgtgccaatttctgtggtgaaAATACACCCAGCAGGGCCAGCTTTACGCCACGTAACTGAATGCAGCCCTGGGCAGAGGAGCACACGTTATACGGTATTTCTGCCAAGCATGTACAATAGAATAACTTAGGACACAGCACTCAAGTAGAAAAGGGATGAACTCTagctttttatataatttattaaactgTAAGCTCACATAATTCTTAATAATGGCCCtgtttaacaactggctcacaaaattcctgaaaacttAACAATCTGTTCTCGCGAGCCAATATGAGCTcgctccagcacaccactgccaACACTCCTCTAGCCCACAACTTTCTTAAAGTGTCTCTGAGATCCTGAAGGAGAAAGGTAACCAATCTTAGGAGTAACTGGGTGGGAGTGAAGGGTTTAAGGAGGACAGAGCCCCGAGAAGGACTAGACTGGCTTCTGGGATGGACGGTTGGGGAGAAACGGGTCTTTCCCCAGAATGCCAAGAAAGCTAGTCTAGCCGTCTGCTGAACCAGCTTCAGCTTCCAGGAAGGAGGCGGAGCTAGGATGCCCCTCTTTGGGACAGCCAGTACTTGTTCTGATGTCACTGTGACGTGGGTTAATGCTGCACAGTTTAGCTCCATACTCTGCGAGACCAGAAACTGTCATTGCCCGGACTCTCTGGGGGCGTCACATTCTAGTTAGCTGGTTGTAACCGGCCCCCATCACCCTCTGTTAGAGAGACCTTTCTTCGTGACAGTAAGAGAAAGTTTCAGATGCCTGTCCTGGCTCCAGTTCCTTCAGAGCTGACCCTCACCACTTGGGTCACAGAGTTCTCCGAAATACAGCACACTGCCACAAACTCCCTCCCTGGTCACTCTGACTCACTGACTGTTTCGAAAACAAACTTCCACAGCCGGAAGATACAAGAATCGGCTATTAATCCTAGGGAGCTGAcgtccctctctcctttccctgtcCCCAGAGACACTGGCTTTGACGTACTAGTTTGATATAagaacagggaaactgaggcactagAGTGAGGGTGAAGGGGCCAGCCAAGAGTCAACTGGAAAAGAGTCAAGTGGGGGGAACCTCTGGCTTGCAAGCGTTTCTGTTGGATAAACCAAATCTAGACGGATTTCAATCAAGCATCCCCTACCATGTCCCTCCATCCTCCCAACCAAGACTGCCCTCATCCCCAACACCCCACCCCCCGGTTTTGGGGGCAGCACACTGGCCAAGTCCCAGGCCACGGCATTCCCTGGTCCCGTGAGCAGGGCCCTGTTCACCCCCCACACCTGCAGATAGGTCTTGTATTCAATGAGCTTCTCAGTGCCTCGGTGTAGTAGGCCGATGTGGGGGTCACACTTCCGCACCATCTCCCCGCTCAACTCCATCACTAGCCGCAGGACTCCATGAGCCGCTGGGTGCTGGGGCCCAAAGTTCAGGGTCAGGTTTGTCACCATTGTGTCCTTTGGAGGGTCCACGTCTGAGAAGTGGGAAAGAGTGCAGAGCTAAATGGCTGATTCCCTAGAGAACCCCCAAAGGACAGCAAGGAGTTAGCTCTCCCTAGAGATCTGGTGTGTCACCACTCCACACCGTTAATTCCCTGATCACTAACATAATCAGGAAGAAAACCGTTATGtgggaaaaatggaaggaagatcTGAATTTTCCGATGAAAGGGACTACACACGAACCTCACTCTTTTAGGTCTCCCAGATACCTTCCTAAAGATGAtgctactggggcacctggatggctaagttggttaagtgtctgatcttggttttggctcaggtcatgatctccaggtcccaggatcaaaccctgcgTTGGGcccacattcagcacagagtctgattctctttcaccctctccctctgcctctccctggcacATGTGTGAtctgtctcaaataagtcttcaaaaaaaaaaaaaaaaaaagataaagacaataATACTAATAACACTCACATAGCCCTTATTATGTGCCAAGGGCTACTCTAAGCACTTCACtgattttaactaatttaattctCCTAACAACCATATGAataataggtactattattatccgtATTTTATTGGTGAAATCGAGGCCAGAGAAGATACAGGACTTCTCAGagagctagcaagtggcagagtcaggTTTGATCTCAACTTGTTCGGCTCCGGagtccacattctttttttttttttcaatactattttatttattttgaaagattttatttgagctGGGGGGGCAAGTGGGcctgcaggagctgggggaggagcagagggagaagccaagtcctcactgagcagggagcccgttgcgaggctccatcccatgaccccgggatcatgacctgagacaaagtcTGATATACTCCATCAACTGGGCCCCCTGGGCGCCCCTGGGGTCCACATTCTTAACCTCTATAACACACTGCCCTTCAAATCTATCTGATGAATGCCCAACCAATCAGGAAATGTATCCTTAATTCTTACTActaccgggcagcccaggtggctcaggggtttagcgccaccttcagcccagggcctgatcctggagacccaggatggagtcccacgtcgggctccctgcatggagcctgcttctccctctgcctgtgtctctgcctctctttctctgtgtctctcatgaataaataaataaaatctttaaaaaaaaaaaaagaaaagaaaattcttactACTACCAAATGAGTTTTTACCCTTAAAAACCATACAATTTAATTTGGGAAGGAAGTGCCTGTGAGGAACTAGAAACAGGCCAAATTTATGAGTTACCAAGTTAGTGGCTTAGCCGTTAagtatttaaagggaaaaaagaacacTGTCAAGACTTTATGAAGGCAGGATCTGAGCTGGTTCTTACACACAGGGAAGGATTCAAATGGGTAGAGAGAAGAGCATCCCAGGCTATGGAATCAACAAAGGTCAAATCTTGGAAACAAGGGAGTATCTGTGGAACTCTTTATCTACCAAGAGGCAGAAGATGAGTGTTGGCAGCAGTAGGGGGTAGTGATTCAATTATCAGTATCATTAATACCAACACTTACGGAGGACTTACCATGTGCCAGTCACTATACTAACTGGTTCACGTtatgatctcatttcatccttactGCAATGCTATGAAATAGGCACTTTATTCGCTGGTAAATGGGAGAACAGAGAATTGAAACCGGAGCTTAACTTTTCAACCAAAATCCTTcccatgggctttggagtcagacagacccgAGTACAAATCTATGGATGTGTCCTcgatcaaattttattttattttatttttaaagattttatttatttattagagacacagagaatgagagagagacagagagagagacagagatacaggcagagggagacgcaggctccatgcacggagcccgacgcgggactcgatcccgggtctccaagatcacaccccggggctgaaggcggcgccaaaccgctaagccaccggggctgccctcgaTCAAGTTTTAATCTTCCTGCACCATAATTTTCTCAAAAGTGGTAAAATACCAGTACTGCTCTCATGGAGTTGTTGCAAGGCCTGGGTGAAATTACGCATACAAAACACTTGACACATGGGCAAGCACTCAGTTACTGTTACTGTTAGATTTTTGAAAAGTAACTGGAAGTGCTTTCGAAAGTTCCTGACCAAGAGAATGAATGCCATGGTAAAATGATGTTTGGGGAAGATTAAGGTGATTACATTGAACTggagagctgggggcagggaggggaccagATCAGTGGCAAAAACCCAGTGAAGAGACCCCTGAATAATTAAGGTCTAATtaagggcaaccccggtggcccagcagtttagtgctgccttcagcctagggcttgatcctggagacctgggatcaagtcccatgtcaggctccctgcatgaagcctgcttctccctctgcccatgtctctgcccctctctatgtctgtcatgaataaataaaatcttaaatctttttctttttagttttatttatttattgtgggtACCACTGATGAAAATCTAAAAGTCACAAGGAAGAGCTACTTTCGGTGTGGGGAATGCTCCGTAGCCTGGAAGACTTCACTACCAGGGAGAAACTACCATCTCTACCAAAGGGAGATGGAAATATACCGAATCTCTGGAAAGAGCTGAAGCCAAAAATATAAATCTGGTAGGGACCTCCAAGGGTTGACGAAGACCTACTCTTTTTCTGCTGGAAcgttcttcttttcctcctctactTGACAAACACCTGCCCTATTATCAGTGTCACCGAGTTGCTCAAAGACacaaaaagggaagggagagggcacAAACCTGCCTGGACAGAGCTCAAGAGCGCTTAGGAACCAACGTGGGACTCAGGAACTCACCGTTCCAAGGTGGAGGCTTCCAGTGGGCTGTTTCTTTGGTGGGGTACATGACAGCTCCCCCAAACTGCTCTGCCCATTCCACATCTGGCTGCCACTGCCGAGCACCTCTAGGGAGTCAAAGACAGATCCTAGAAACAGGGCCTCAACAGTGCTGGGCTCCTCCATCCCCAGGCAATGTCAGGTGAGCCCAGGGAGGGGAGCCTCGGATTCTCCAAGGCCAGGTTCACTGGCACACAGTGCAGCTTTGGGAGAACAAGCTGGAGCTCCAGAGCTTCCATTCCTTCTAACAACTTATTCCTAGAATCACTGCACCGTCAGCGCTGTGCATGCAAGGCCGGGGATCCCAGCTCCTCGGAGCTCCCCCAAACACCTCGCACATGCACATTCCTATTCCCATCTCGGTGAACACGAATGCAAGCCAGGTGCCTGTTCAAGGTCAAGGGGAGACTAAGGTGTGCAGTGCCCGGGGGGAGGGGCTTCTGCCTCCTctgctcggctcggctcggctccgcccggcccggcccggcccggcccggcctggGGGAGACCCGGGAGGAGTCCTGAGGACCGAGGGGGGATGAGCGCGGGTTTGTGTTCCTCCTGTAACTCCAGCAGGCATGCTCCCCTCCTCTCGGCTGCGGAGACTTTCCACCAGCCGCACGCCACCCACGATGAGGCTCGGGAGAAGCAGCAGGGCCACGGAGGGGACACGGCCACCCACTACCGTGCTGGGGCAGCGTCTCCCCCCGCTGGCGgccccctctgtcctccctcggCCGGGGCGGGCGCCGCTGCATCCTGGAGCGCGGGACGGCAGGCCCGGCCGAGGGGTCACAGGCCTGGGTCATCCTTCCCCGGGGGCGGAGGAGGGTCACGGGGCCCGCGGAGGCGCCGGGCA is part of the Canis lupus dingo isolate Sandy chromosome 38, ASM325472v2, whole genome shotgun sequence genome and harbors:
- the FCER1G gene encoding high affinity immunoglobulin epsilon receptor subunit gamma isoform X1, whose amino-acid sequence is MPEEPQRCLRGCENQGAGGRAVLPAQLLAPVSSTAGQTAAALGEPQLCYILDAILFLYGIVLTLLYCRLKIQVRKAAVTSYEKPDGIYTGLSTRNQETYETLKHEKPPQ
- the FCER1G gene encoding high affinity immunoglobulin epsilon receptor subunit gamma isoform X2, encoding MVLAVVLLLLLLVEQAAALGEPQLCYILDAILFLYGIVLTLLYCRLKIQVRKAAVTSYEKPDGIYTGLSTRNQETYETLKHEKPPQ
- the NDUFS2 gene encoding NADH dehydrogenase [ubiquinone] iron-sulfur protein 2, mitochondrial, encoding MAALRALRSLRGAAAQALRSGAGGRLPLQPSRGARQWQPDVEWAEQFGGAVMYPTKETAHWKPPPWNDVDPPKDTMVTNLTLNFGPQHPAAHGVLRLVMELSGEMVRKCDPHIGLLHRGTEKLIEYKTYLQALPYFDRLDYVSMMCNEQAYSLAVEKLLNIQPPPRAQWIRVLFGEITRLLNHIMAVTTHALDIGAMTPFFWMFEEREKMFEFYERVSGARMHAAYVRPGGVHQDLPLGLMDDIYEFSKNFSLRVDELEEMLTNNRIWKNRTVDIGVVTAEDALNYGFSGVMLRGSGIQWDLRKTQPYDVYDQVDFDVPIGSRGDCYDRYLCRVEEMRQSLRIIEQCLNKMPPGEIKVDDAKVSPPKRAEMKTSMESLIHHFKLYTEGYQVPPGATYTAIEAPKGEFGVYLVSDGSSRPYRCKIKAPGFAHLAGLDKMSKGHMLADVVAIIGTQDIVFGEVDR